A DNA window from Mastacembelus armatus chromosome 11, fMasArm1.2, whole genome shotgun sequence contains the following coding sequences:
- the nxph1 gene encoding neurexophilin-1 — MQVTCWCAVFLLTPALCLVTSAHASKSNIVKSGSPKSTLKHIWTESSKDMSISRLLSQTLHGKENSTALDLHYDTPEPYSEQDLWDWLRNSTDMQDSRPRAKRRPMVKTGKFKKMFGWGDFHSNIKTVKLNLLITGKIVDHGNGTFSVYFRHNSTGQGNVSVSLVPPTKIVEFDVASQQSIIDAKDSKSFNCRIEYEKVEKGAKNTLCNFDPSKTCYQEQTQSHVSWLCSKPFKVICIFISFYSTDYKLVQKVCPDYNYHSDTPYFPSG, encoded by the coding sequence GTTACAAGTGCCCATGCCTCAAAGTCAAATATTGTCAAGTCGGGAAGCCCCAAATCAACACTAAAGCATATATGGACGGAAAGCAGTAAGGATATGTCTATCAGTAGGCTGCTGTCACAAACTCTGCATggcaaagaaaacagcacagccCTAGACCTTCATTATGACACTCCAGAGCCCTACTCAGAACAGGATCTGTGGGACTGGCTGAGGAACTCCACAGACATGCAAGACTCACGGCCACGGGCTAAACGGCGGCCCATGGTCAAGACAGGAAAATTCAAGAAAATGTTCGGCTGGGGGGACTTCCACTCCAACATCAAGACGGTCAAACTCAACCTGCTGATCACTGGTAAGATTGTGGATCATGGCAATGGCACCTTCAGTGTTTACTTCCGCCATAATTCCACAGGCCAGGGCAATGTATCAGTCAGCTTGGTCCCTCCTACAAAGATAGTGGAGTTTGACGTAGCTTCACAGCAGTCCATCATAGATGCCAAGGACTCAAAGTCCTTTAACTGCCGTATCGAGTACGAGAAGGTGGAGAAGGGTGCCAAGAACACACTCTGCAACTTTGACCCGTCGAAGACCTGCTACCAGGAGCAAACCCAGAGCCATGTATCCTGGCTGTGTTCCAAACCTTTCAAAGTCATCTGCATCTTCATTTCCTTCTACAGCACTGACTACAAACTGGTGCAGAAAGTGTGTCCAGACTATAACTACCACAGTGACACTCCCTACTTCCCTTCTGGGTGA